The Juglans microcarpa x Juglans regia isolate MS1-56 chromosome 8S, Jm3101_v1.0, whole genome shotgun sequence genome has a window encoding:
- the LOC121244553 gene encoding lysine histidine transporter-like 8: MEERPETELISIPATPRAATPEIQTPSGQRSPRLQGKSSTAWTPTSFISPRFLSPIGTPMKRVLINMKGYLEEVGHLTKLNPQDAWLPITESRNGNAHYAAFHNLNAGIGFQALVLPVAFSFLGWSWGILSLTIAYCWQLYTLWILVQLHEAVPGKRYNRYVELAEAAFGERLGLWLALFPTIYLSAGTATALILIGGETMKLFFQIVCGPHCSSNPLTTIEWYLVFTSLCIVLSQLPNLNSIAGLSLIGAVTAITYCTMVWVLSVSQQRPPAISYEPLSLPSFASSAFSVMNALGIIAFAFRGHNLALEIQATMPSTFKHPAHVPMWKGAKVAYLFIAMCLFPVAIGGFWAYGNLMPSGGILNALFAFHSHDIPRGLLAITFLLVVFNCLSSFQIYSMPVFDSFEASYTSRTNRPCSIWVRSGFRVFYGFINFFLGIALPFLSSIAGLLGGLTLPVTFAYPCFMWVLIKKPTKYSFSWYFNWILGWLGIAFSLAFSIGGVWSMVNSGLKLKFFKPI; this comes from the exons ATGGAGGAAAGGCCAGAGACGGAGCTAATATCCATACCGGCTACGCCGAGGGCGGCTACGCCGGAGATACAGACCCCATCGGGGCAGAGGTCTCCGAGGCTGCAGGGGAAGTCGTCGACGGCGTGGACACCGACGTCTTTTATATCGCCTCGGTTTCTGAGCCCGATCGGGACGCCGATGAAGAGGGTGCTGATCAACATGAAGGGCTACTTGGAGGAAGTCGGCCACCTTACGAAGCTCAACCCTCAGGACGCTTGGCTACCCATCACCGAGTCCCGCAATGGGAATGCTCACTATGCTGCGTTTCACAACCTCAATGCCGGAATCGGTTTCCAGGCTCTGGTTTTGCCCGTTGCCTTCTCTTTTCTCGgctg GAGCTGGGGAATACTTTCTTTAACCATAGCCTACTGTTGGCAACTCTATACTTTGTGGATTCTAGTTCAGCTACATGAGGCAGTTCCGGGAAAGCGGTACAACAGATATGTGGAGCTTGCAGAAGCAGCCTTTG GGGAAAGATTGGGTCTCTGGCTTGCTCTCTTCCCAACTATTTATTTATCAGCGGGAACTGCAACGGCTTTGATTCTTATAGGAGGGGAGACCATGAAACTCTTTTTCCAGATAGTTTGTGGGCCCCACTGTTCATCTAATCCCCTTACAACAATAGAGTGGTATCTGGTGTTTACTTCTCTATGCATTGTTCTATCTCAGCTCCCGAACCTCAATTCAATTGCTGGACTTTCACTAATAGGGGCTGTGACAGCAATCACTTATTGCACCATGGTGTGGGTCCTCTCTGTAAGCCAACAAAGGCCACCAGCAATATCATATGAACCCCTTTCATTGCCATCCTTTGCCTCTTCTGCCTTTTCAGTCATGAATGCACTTGGAATTATTGCTTTTGCTTTCAGAGGACACAATTTAGCGTTGGAGATCCAG GCAACTATGCCATCAACATTTAAGCACCCAGCTCATGTGCCTATGTGGAAAGGAGCCAAAGTTGCTTATTTATTCATTGCCATGTGCTTGTTCCCTGTTGCCATTGGAGGCTTTTGGGCTTATGGAAACCTC ATGCCTTCAGGAGGAATTCTTAATGCCTTGTTTGCCTTTCATAGTCATGACATCCCGAGAGGACTTCTTGCAATAACTTTTCTGCTAGTTGTGTTCAACTGTTTGAGCAGTTTCCAGATATACTCCATGCCTGTTTTTGACAGTTTTGAAGCCAGCTACACCAGCCGAACCAACCGCCCTTGCTCAATCTGGGTCAGATCTGGTTTTCGTGTGTTCTATGGATTTATAAACTTCTTCCTAGGGATTGCACTCCCTTTTCTCTCCAGTATTGCTGGTCTGTTAGGAGGACTCACTCTTCCTGTCACATTTGCTTACCCTTGCTTTATGTGGGTTCTTATAAAAAAGCCTACAAAATACAGCTTCAGTTGGTACTTCAATTGGATCCTTGGTTGGCTAGGGATTGCTTTTAGCTTGGCCTTTTCCATCGGAGGTGTTTGGAGCATGGTGAACAGTGGACTCAAATTGAAATTCTTCAAGCCCATTTGA